In Kitasatospora sp. NA04385, a single genomic region encodes these proteins:
- a CDS encoding acyl-CoA dehydrogenase family protein — MAVDRLLPTEEAADLIALTRDLADRELATKVASHEKEERYPEGLFALLGQAGLLGLPYPEEFGGGGQPYEVYLQVLEELASRWAAVAVATSVHTLACHPLTAYGTPEQRERWLPRMLAGELVGGYSLSEPNAGSDAAALTCRAEPVEQGYRITGTKAWITHGGKADFYALFARTAPGPHGVSCFLAPGQAEGLTFGPPEEKMGLNAVPTTAAYWDGAVLERERLIGAEGQGLPIAFSALDSGRLGIAACATGLAQAALDHAVAYANERTTFGRRIVDHQGLGFLLADMAAAVDSARATYLDAARRRDLGRPFSRQASVAKLVATDAAMKVTTDAVQVLGGYGYTRDFPVERYMREAKIMQIFEGTNQIQRLVISRQFAAR, encoded by the coding sequence ATGGCCGTGGATCGCTTGCTGCCCACCGAGGAAGCCGCGGACCTGATCGCGTTGACCCGCGATCTCGCCGACCGGGAGCTCGCGACCAAGGTCGCCTCCCACGAGAAGGAGGAGCGCTACCCGGAAGGGCTGTTCGCGCTGCTCGGGCAGGCGGGGCTGCTGGGCCTGCCGTACCCGGAGGAGTTCGGCGGCGGCGGTCAGCCGTACGAGGTGTACCTACAGGTGCTGGAGGAGCTGGCGTCCCGCTGGGCGGCCGTCGCGGTGGCCACCAGCGTGCACACCCTGGCCTGCCATCCGCTGACCGCGTACGGCACGCCGGAGCAGCGGGAGCGCTGGCTGCCCCGGATGCTGGCGGGCGAGCTGGTCGGCGGCTACAGCCTGTCCGAGCCGAACGCGGGCTCGGACGCGGCGGCGCTGACCTGCCGGGCCGAGCCGGTGGAGCAGGGGTACCGGATCACCGGCACCAAGGCGTGGATCACCCACGGCGGCAAGGCCGACTTCTACGCGCTGTTCGCCCGGACCGCGCCCGGCCCGCACGGGGTGTCCTGCTTCCTGGCGCCCGGGCAGGCGGAGGGCCTGACCTTCGGCCCGCCGGAGGAGAAGATGGGCCTGAACGCGGTGCCGACCACCGCCGCCTACTGGGACGGCGCGGTGCTGGAGCGCGAGCGGCTGATCGGCGCCGAGGGCCAGGGCCTGCCGATCGCGTTCTCCGCCCTGGACTCGGGCCGGCTGGGCATCGCGGCCTGCGCGACCGGTCTGGCCCAGGCCGCGCTGGACCACGCCGTGGCGTACGCCAACGAGCGCACCACCTTCGGCCGCCGGATCGTCGACCACCAGGGCCTGGGCTTCCTGCTCGCCGACATGGCCGCCGCCGTCGACTCGGCCCGCGCCACCTACCTGGACGCGGCGCGCCGCCGCGACCTGGGCCGCCCGTTCAGCCGGCAGGCCAGCGTGGCGAAGCTGGTCGCCACCGACGCCGCGATGAAGGTCACCACCGACGCGGTGCAGGTGCTCGGCGGCTACGGCTACACCCGGGACTTCCCGGTCGAGCGCTACATGCGCGAGGCGAAGATCATGCAGATCTTCGAGGGCACCAACCAGATCCAGCGCCTGGTGATCAGCCGCCAGTTCGCCGCCCGCTGA
- a CDS encoding SMI1/KNR4 family protein yields MSTTDATGTPGSALDRLLELARGPMGPNVDLDFGTTEGPFAELAALLGRMNGFFAFNGGIQVYRVGEQGLGPELLEWNGEECWKSTYQGLADEVFCFGQDLFGVQFGILDGTRVVRFDPETAAATDLGGSLEDWADWLLADPDVNGAHSFAHAYMRANGPLPVDQRLLPRRFFVLGGAHTPDNLVPEDAATAMRVRGPFAHATRDLPDGTRLKIEVRPSPTGPTTPGA; encoded by the coding sequence ATGAGCACGACGGACGCGACGGGCACGCCGGGCAGCGCACTCGACCGGCTGCTGGAACTCGCCCGGGGCCCGATGGGCCCGAACGTCGACCTCGACTTCGGCACCACCGAGGGCCCGTTCGCCGAACTCGCCGCGCTGCTCGGCCGGATGAACGGCTTCTTCGCCTTCAACGGCGGCATCCAGGTCTACCGGGTCGGCGAGCAGGGCCTCGGCCCCGAACTGCTGGAGTGGAACGGTGAGGAGTGCTGGAAGTCCACCTACCAGGGCCTCGCCGACGAGGTGTTCTGCTTCGGCCAGGACCTGTTCGGCGTCCAGTTCGGCATCCTGGACGGCACCCGGGTGGTCCGCTTCGACCCGGAGACCGCCGCCGCCACCGACCTCGGCGGCAGCCTGGAGGACTGGGCCGACTGGCTGCTCGCCGACCCCGACGTCAACGGCGCGCACTCCTTCGCCCACGCCTACATGCGGGCCAACGGCCCGCTCCCGGTCGACCAACGGCTGCTCCCGCGCCGGTTCTTCGTCCTCGGCGGCGCCCACACCCCCGACAACCTCGTCCCGGAGGACGCCGCCACCGCGATGCGCGTGCGCGGCCCGTTCGCCCACGCCACCCGCGACCTGCCCGACGGCACCCGGCTGAAGATCGAGGTCCGGCCGTCGCCCACCGGCCCCACCACGCCCGGGGCCTGA
- a CDS encoding MFS transporter, translating to MTTQDQQSSVVERTGPPGPARTGALALAVIVTCQLMVAVDGNIVNIALPRIQSGLGFSPSGLAWVFSAYSLAFGGLLLLGGRTADLLGRRRTLCGGLLAVVAASLLGGLAPNAGALVAARALQGAGFAFAAPAALSLIAVTFAEGPGRNRALGVFSTVAGLGITLGLVLGGLLTTLSWRLVFFVNVPIGLAAVLLARRHLPETERHPGRPDLPGALTSTAGTTALVYGLVHASSAGWGSPATAAALLLGALLLAGFVLGQARAARPLIPLSLLARRNRSGAYAVFLLLFAAMGGTYFLLSLYVQDGLGLRPLAAGPAFLPLALAQFAAARTAPRLIPKYGAKPLIVTGAALLLADSAWLAATGPRTGYWDGLFGPLLLLGAGLGLGFVPLNTTILTGLAPAETGAASGLLQAVQQVGLSLGVAVLVTVYGRAVHGTAHPARADLAHGLATAVTAAAAFSALAVLLGLFVITRPGKD from the coding sequence ATGACCACCCAAGACCAGCAGTCCTCCGTAGTCGAACGAACCGGCCCGCCCGGTCCGGCCCGGACGGGCGCGCTCGCGCTGGCGGTCATCGTCACCTGCCAGCTGATGGTCGCCGTCGACGGCAACATCGTGAACATCGCGCTGCCCCGGATCCAGTCCGGCCTGGGCTTCTCCCCGAGCGGCCTGGCCTGGGTGTTCAGCGCCTACTCGCTGGCGTTCGGCGGCCTGCTGCTGCTCGGCGGCCGGACCGCCGACCTGCTCGGCCGCCGCCGGACGCTGTGCGGGGGGCTGCTGGCGGTGGTGGCCGCCTCGCTGCTCGGCGGACTGGCCCCGAACGCCGGAGCGCTGGTCGCCGCCCGCGCCCTGCAGGGCGCGGGCTTCGCGTTCGCCGCGCCCGCCGCGCTCTCGCTGATCGCCGTGACCTTCGCCGAGGGCCCCGGACGCAACCGCGCGCTGGGCGTGTTCTCCACCGTCGCCGGACTCGGCATCACCCTGGGCCTGGTCCTCGGCGGCCTGCTCACCACGCTCTCCTGGCGGCTGGTGTTCTTCGTCAACGTCCCGATCGGCCTCGCCGCCGTGCTGCTGGCCCGCCGCCACCTCCCGGAGACCGAACGCCACCCCGGCCGCCCCGACCTGCCGGGCGCGCTCACCTCCACCGCCGGCACCACCGCGCTCGTCTACGGCCTGGTCCACGCCTCCTCGGCCGGCTGGGGCTCGCCCGCCACCGCGGCCGCACTGCTGCTCGGCGCGCTCCTGCTGGCCGGCTTCGTCCTCGGCCAGGCCCGGGCCGCCCGCCCGCTGATCCCGCTGTCGCTGCTCGCCCGCCGCAACCGCTCCGGCGCGTACGCGGTCTTCCTGCTGCTGTTCGCCGCGATGGGCGGCACCTACTTCCTGCTGTCGCTGTACGTCCAGGACGGGCTGGGCCTGCGCCCGCTGGCCGCCGGGCCGGCCTTCCTGCCGCTGGCACTCGCCCAGTTCGCCGCCGCCCGCACCGCGCCCCGGCTGATCCCGAAGTACGGGGCGAAGCCGCTGATCGTCACCGGCGCCGCGCTGCTGCTCGCCGACAGCGCGTGGCTGGCCGCGACCGGGCCCCGCACCGGCTACTGGGACGGCCTGTTCGGCCCGCTGCTGCTGCTCGGCGCGGGCCTGGGCCTGGGCTTCGTGCCGCTCAACACCACCATCCTGACCGGACTCGCCCCCGCGGAGACCGGCGCCGCCTCCGGACTGCTCCAGGCCGTCCAGCAGGTCGGCCTCTCGCTGGGCGTGGCCGTCCTGGTCACCGTCTACGGCCGCGCCGTGCACGGCACCGCGCACCCCGCCCGGGCCGACCTCGCCCACGGCCTGGCCACCGCCGTGACCGCCGCCGCCGCGTTCAGCGCGCTGGCCGTCCTGCTCGGTCTGTTCGTCATCACCCGCCCCGGGAAGGACTGA
- a CDS encoding SDR family NAD(P)-dependent oxidoreductase — MQLSGTAALVTGAASGLGAATAAHLAALGATVYGLDLPKAVASAPAQPDGVTLLGADVTEEQPVRAALERIAADGRPLRLAVSCAGIAPSARVVGRRGPHDLDLFRGVLNVNLVGTFNVMRLAAEAMAAQEPDPAGQRGLVVNTASIAAFEGQVGQIAYAASKAGVAGMTITAARDLAQYGIRVVTIAPGIVDTPMMAGFSEEVRSGLAATVTFPQRLARPEEYARLVAMVAEHDYLNGETIRMDGALRMSAR; from the coding sequence ATGCAGCTCTCCGGAACCGCCGCCCTGGTCACCGGCGCCGCCTCCGGCCTGGGGGCGGCCACCGCCGCCCACCTGGCCGCGCTCGGCGCCACCGTGTACGGCCTCGACCTGCCCAAGGCCGTGGCGTCCGCCCCCGCGCAGCCGGACGGCGTCACCCTGCTCGGGGCGGACGTCACCGAGGAGCAGCCGGTGCGCGCGGCGCTGGAGCGGATCGCCGCCGACGGCCGTCCGCTGCGGCTGGCCGTCAGCTGCGCGGGCATCGCCCCGTCGGCGCGGGTGGTGGGCCGGCGCGGCCCGCACGACCTGGACCTGTTCCGCGGCGTGCTGAACGTCAACCTGGTCGGCACCTTCAACGTGATGCGGCTGGCCGCGGAGGCGATGGCCGCGCAGGAGCCGGACCCGGCCGGGCAGCGCGGGCTGGTGGTCAACACCGCGTCCATCGCGGCGTTCGAGGGCCAGGTCGGGCAGATCGCCTACGCGGCGTCCAAGGCGGGCGTGGCCGGGATGACCATCACCGCGGCCCGGGACCTGGCCCAGTACGGCATCCGGGTGGTGACCATCGCGCCGGGCATCGTCGACACCCCGATGATGGCGGGCTTCTCCGAGGAGGTCCGCTCCGGCCTGGCCGCCACCGTCACCTTCCCGCAGCGGCTGGCCCGCCCGGAGGAGTACGCCCGGCTGGTCGCGATGGTCGCCGAGCACGACTACCTGAACGGCGAGACCATCCGGATGGACGGCGCGCTGCGGATGTCGGCGCGCTGA
- a CDS encoding translation initiation factor 2: MPDHGRNQKPSVLLAFRSAVALHRLLDVLPVFEGDPRIERWFTLVPGSRFGADALAVLDRAGARVVDFDEARGRRFDLILSTSPKGALTSLSGRARALLPHGAGFNKALGDEGSPGLPSGLDPAYLLAAGEPWADLHGLGHHEQLARLTEFCPPAAARAVVVGDPTLDRMRESTGRRDAYRRRLGAGDRTLLAVLTTWGPEGLLARRHGLPLELALHLPVDDYLVALVVHPNEVSARTPFDLAEQLGPALRAGLLLPSPHQEWASVLVAADAVLTDHGSTALYAAALGRTVVLDGYDGGSELLPGTPMARLLAAAPRFTGAADLPGLLRAATVPDPARLAVDAFARPGEALGLLRAELYRLLGLAPPRTPLTPALLPDPVLSRPAVAALSVRAEVDGARVRLERFPVATGLPVHHRSAHHGAAGLTEQRSAEVLWRRPGTGRWSAAGWAAHVLDELPGCRLAAALLSPELCLLVHRRHGPFALHVPPHRADGRIRRIDPAAAASAAYAWLAAHPRPAGALPVGLDCTVGPVTTRLELAAAGPAELDAEF; encoded by the coding sequence ATGCCCGACCACGGCCGGAACCAGAAGCCCTCGGTGCTGCTGGCGTTCCGCTCGGCGGTGGCGCTGCACCGGTTGCTGGACGTGCTGCCGGTGTTCGAGGGCGACCCGCGGATCGAGCGCTGGTTCACCCTGGTGCCCGGCTCCCGGTTCGGGGCGGACGCGCTGGCCGTGCTGGACCGGGCGGGCGCCCGGGTGGTGGACTTCGACGAGGCCCGCGGCAGGCGCTTCGACCTGATCCTCTCCACCAGCCCCAAGGGCGCGCTGACCAGCCTGTCCGGCCGGGCCCGGGCGCTGCTGCCGCACGGCGCGGGCTTCAACAAGGCGCTGGGCGACGAGGGTTCGCCCGGCCTGCCGTCCGGCCTGGACCCGGCGTACCTGCTCGCCGCGGGCGAGCCGTGGGCCGACCTGCACGGCCTCGGGCACCACGAGCAGCTCGCCCGGCTCACCGAGTTCTGCCCGCCGGCCGCCGCCCGCGCGGTCGTGGTGGGCGATCCGACGCTGGACCGGATGCGGGAGTCCACCGGCCGCCGGGACGCCTACCGCCGCCGCCTGGGCGCCGGTGACCGGACGCTGCTGGCGGTGCTGACCACCTGGGGCCCGGAGGGCCTGCTGGCCCGTCGGCACGGCCTGCCGCTGGAACTGGCCCTGCACCTGCCGGTGGACGACTACCTGGTCGCCCTGGTGGTGCACCCCAACGAGGTCAGCGCCCGCACCCCCTTCGACCTCGCCGAGCAGCTCGGCCCGGCGCTGCGGGCCGGGCTGCTGCTGCCCTCCCCGCACCAGGAGTGGGCGTCCGTCCTGGTCGCCGCGGACGCGGTGCTCACCGACCACGGCTCGACCGCGCTGTACGCGGCGGCGCTCGGCCGCACCGTCGTCCTGGACGGGTACGACGGCGGGAGCGAACTGCTGCCCGGCACGCCGATGGCCCGGCTGCTGGCCGCCGCGCCGCGCTTCACCGGGGCCGCCGACCTGCCCGGGCTGCTGCGCGCCGCCACCGTCCCCGACCCGGCCCGCCTGGCCGTCGACGCCTTCGCCCGGCCCGGCGAGGCGCTGGGGCTGCTGCGCGCCGAGCTGTACCGGCTGCTCGGCCTGGCGCCGCCGCGGACGCCGCTGACCCCGGCCCTGCTGCCCGACCCGGTGCTGTCCCGGCCGGCCGTCGCGGCGCTGTCGGTGCGCGCCGAGGTGGACGGGGCGCGGGTGCGGCTGGAGCGCTTCCCGGTCGCCACCGGGCTACCGGTCCACCACCGGTCCGCGCACCACGGCGCGGCGGGCCTGACCGAGCAGCGCAGCGCCGAGGTGCTGTGGCGCCGCCCCGGCACCGGCCGCTGGTCGGCGGCCGGCTGGGCCGCGCACGTCCTGGACGAGCTGCCCGGCTGCCGGTTGGCGGCCGCCCTGCTCTCCCCCGAGCTCTGCCTGCTGGTGCACCGCCGGCACGGGCCGTTCGCCCTGCACGTGCCGCCGCACCGGGCGGACGGCCGGATCCGCCGGATCGACCCGGCGGCCGCCGCCTCCGCCGCGTACGCCTGGCTGGCCGCCCACCCCCGCCCGGCCGGGGCGCTCCCGGTCGGACTGGACTGCACGGTCGGCCCGGTGACGACCCGCCTGGAGCTGGCGGCGGCCGGGCCGGCCGAGCTGGACGCCGAGTTCTGA
- a CDS encoding TetR/AcrR family transcriptional regulator, translated as MTAADPTTADTAGTEPTGTDPAGAGTAGAGAPPGGRRTRSRQAILAAARGLFSELGYEQTTVRTVAHRAGVDPALVMKYFGSKEGLFDAASEVALSFGGALSGPPEQYGERLLGHVLAEIDGRPDRSMPVLRSMLTHPQAAEAVRCAVADPGNSPVADALTGEDVELRATLVGTVVLGLLVSRYLLRVPEVDRAPAEQLTALLGPCLRPLLAPPAPDAPDAAGVSGVPGVSDPLRGLAAAEAERRAAAERVDRLAREALAAGASFAEVGQLLGITRQAARKRWPREEPHPTPATT; from the coding sequence GTGACAGCAGCCGACCCGACGACGGCCGACACCGCGGGAACCGAGCCGACGGGAACCGACCCGGCGGGAGCCGGCACCGCCGGAGCCGGGGCGCCGCCGGGCGGGCGGCGCACCCGCAGCAGGCAGGCGATCCTGGCCGCCGCCCGCGGGCTCTTCTCCGAGCTCGGCTACGAGCAGACCACGGTGCGCACCGTGGCCCACCGGGCCGGGGTCGACCCGGCGCTGGTGATGAAGTACTTCGGCTCCAAGGAGGGCCTGTTCGACGCGGCCTCCGAGGTGGCGCTCTCCTTCGGCGGCGCGCTCTCCGGGCCGCCCGAGCAGTACGGCGAGCGCCTGCTCGGACACGTGCTGGCCGAGATCGACGGCCGTCCCGACCGCAGCATGCCGGTGCTGCGCTCGATGCTGACGCACCCCCAGGCCGCCGAGGCGGTCCGCTGCGCGGTCGCCGACCCCGGCAACAGCCCGGTCGCCGACGCGCTCACCGGCGAGGACGTCGAACTGCGCGCCACCCTGGTCGGCACCGTCGTCCTGGGCCTGCTGGTCTCCCGCTACCTGCTGCGCGTCCCCGAGGTGGACCGGGCGCCCGCCGAGCAGCTCACCGCCCTGCTCGGCCCCTGCCTGCGCCCGCTGCTGGCCCCGCCCGCGCCGGACGCCCCCGACGCCGCCGGCGTCTCCGGCGTCCCCGGCGTCTCCGACCCGCTGCGGGGCCTGGCCGCCGCCGAGGCCGAGCGCCGCGCCGCGGCCGAGCGCGTCGACCGGCTGGCCCGCGAGGCGCTCGCCGCGGGCGCCTCCTTCGCCGAGGTGGGCCAGCTGCTGGGCATCACCCGCCAGGCCGCCCGCAAGCGCTGGCCCCGCGAGGAGCCCCACCCGACCCCTGCGACAACCTGA
- a CDS encoding SigE family RNA polymerase sigma factor: MTEELGFDEFAASRARRLFHLAYLMCGDWHQAQDLVQTALSKLYPVWGRLRRSDGEAGVDAYARKVLLRCYLSHRRLRRSSELAVDEFPEEPAIGAHEGSAAALRLTLIAALRQLPPRNRAAVVLRYLEDYSLEETAEAMGVTVSAVKSLNSRSMARLRTILGPDRTLLLQD, translated from the coding sequence ATGACCGAGGAGCTCGGCTTCGACGAGTTCGCGGCCAGCCGGGCACGCCGCCTGTTCCACTTGGCGTACCTGATGTGCGGGGACTGGCACCAAGCCCAGGACCTGGTGCAGACCGCGCTGTCCAAGCTCTACCCGGTCTGGGGGCGATTGCGGCGCTCCGACGGCGAGGCGGGCGTCGACGCGTACGCCCGCAAGGTGCTGCTGCGCTGCTACCTCTCCCACCGGCGGCTGCGCCGCTCCAGCGAGCTCGCGGTCGACGAGTTCCCCGAGGAACCGGCGATCGGCGCCCACGAGGGCAGTGCGGCCGCCCTGCGGCTCACCCTGATCGCCGCGCTGCGCCAACTGCCGCCCCGCAACCGGGCAGCCGTGGTGCTCCGCTACCTGGAGGACTACAGCCTGGAGGAGACCGCGGAGGCGATGGGCGTCACCGTCAGCGCGGTCAAGAGCCTCAACTCCCGTTCCATGGCCCGCCTGCGCACCATCCTCGGCCCCGACCGGACCCTGCTGCTCCAGGACTGA
- a CDS encoding TetR/AcrR family transcriptional regulator: MIDRAAAPQPTGRGAARRTALFEELVALFVAEGFAQFTLDDLAARLHCSKRTLYGLAGSKEQLVRAAVVHFFREATARVGAALAAETDPAARLAAYLRAVSAELAPGSARFFDDLAAFEPAAEVYGRNTRAAARQIQQLIDDGVAAGAFRETHVAFAADVISSVMVRIQQRQVAEATGLADAEAYGHLAELLLHGLLR; this comes from the coding sequence GTGATCGACCGCGCAGCCGCCCCCCAGCCCACCGGACGGGGCGCCGCGCGCCGCACCGCGCTCTTCGAGGAGCTGGTGGCGCTGTTCGTGGCCGAGGGCTTCGCCCAATTCACCCTGGACGACCTGGCCGCCCGCCTGCACTGCTCCAAGCGCACCCTGTACGGCCTGGCCGGCTCCAAGGAGCAGCTGGTGCGCGCCGCCGTGGTGCACTTCTTCCGGGAGGCCACCGCCCGGGTCGGCGCCGCGCTGGCCGCCGAGACCGACCCGGCCGCCCGGCTGGCCGCCTACCTGCGCGCGGTCTCCGCCGAGCTCGCCCCCGGATCGGCCCGGTTCTTCGACGACCTGGCCGCCTTCGAGCCCGCCGCCGAGGTCTACGGCCGCAACACCCGGGCCGCCGCCCGCCAGATCCAGCAGCTGATCGACGACGGCGTCGCGGCCGGCGCCTTCCGCGAGACCCACGTGGCCTTCGCCGCGGACGTGATCAGCTCGGTGATGGTCCGCATCCAGCAGCGCCAGGTCGCCGAGGCCACCGGCCTGGCCGACGCCGAGGCGTACGGCCACCTGGCGGAGCTGCTGCTGCACGGCCTGCTGCGCTGA
- a CDS encoding ATP-binding protein yields MTEQTHNVVGGQARVESLVQAHRIDTVHVHQARALVHHPSFELPPESAHFVDRTDEQLRITAAATVPGGDGTRPRILTVSGLGGVGKTALCVRAGHRLAAHYPDGAYYLDLDEHRRDGLTDLAAVLIDLLRSLGVEQEWLRRDFRGLVRQFWDRTRGKRLLLVVDNVRSAAEAEPLLPASAASLVLVTSHGPLYDLDPAAEEVALAPLSTEHTVELLGLLLDGRHPADADPAAVRALAAACAGLPKAAEVAGGLARRYPHRGLAALAERLTADLHDRGSTPVEAVWDAAYAGLVPEEEADSDAARLHRLLPECPGPFVILPVAAALLGRDLFDAEDALSALRAAGLLDYRSGGYRQHALIRAHARRTARAADPAGTERAAARARLLHWLRRQTARADLLIAGPRATVQGELPPLPGVPDADLGPARTDALRWMEANRHALYGAVGLAHADGRDEDAVALAESLWTHFLDHPRHAKSPDDPGISGPSGPSGPEVSADPVEGHRSDAVDAFRTAVAAADRTGHLPARVRTRSMLARPLWEQGRFEEAAAELDLACALARLLDDSAEHRRMAGSAVDFRGQLALARGESALRQGERDAAQAHFAAARADFTTARGIQLGIGNAYGAALQTYQLAKTAAAAGDHPAAAELFAAARAEFTALPGRARMVARTAFGLARALRELGRHREAEPPLAEALAAAVARGSSHDEARISAEYAELADRTGRPEDAARHRARAARLRAEHGGEPEG; encoded by the coding sequence GTGACCGAGCAGACGCACAACGTGGTCGGCGGCCAGGCCCGGGTGGAGAGCCTGGTGCAGGCCCACCGCATCGACACCGTCCACGTCCACCAGGCGAGGGCCCTGGTCCACCACCCCTCCTTCGAACTCCCGCCGGAGAGCGCCCACTTCGTCGACCGGACGGACGAGCAGCTGCGGATCACCGCGGCCGCCACCGTCCCGGGCGGTGACGGCACCCGTCCCCGCATCCTCACCGTCAGCGGCCTCGGCGGCGTCGGCAAGACCGCCCTGTGCGTCCGGGCCGGCCACCGGCTCGCCGCGCACTACCCCGACGGCGCCTACTACCTCGACCTGGACGAGCACCGGCGCGACGGCCTGACCGACCTCGCCGCCGTCCTGATCGACCTGCTGCGCTCGCTCGGCGTCGAACAGGAGTGGCTGCGCCGCGACTTCCGCGGCCTGGTCCGCCAGTTCTGGGACCGCACCCGCGGCAAGCGCCTGCTCCTGGTGGTCGACAACGTCCGCAGCGCCGCCGAGGCCGAACCGCTGCTGCCCGCCTCCGCCGCAAGCCTGGTCCTGGTCACCAGCCACGGCCCGCTGTACGACCTCGACCCCGCCGCCGAGGAGGTCGCGCTCGCCCCGCTCAGCACCGAGCACACCGTCGAACTGCTGGGCCTGCTCCTCGACGGGCGCCACCCGGCGGACGCCGACCCCGCCGCCGTCCGGGCCCTCGCCGCCGCCTGCGCCGGACTGCCCAAGGCCGCCGAAGTGGCCGGCGGACTCGCCCGCAGGTACCCGCACCGCGGCCTGGCCGCACTCGCCGAACGGCTCACCGCCGACCTGCACGACAGGGGGAGCACGCCCGTGGAAGCCGTCTGGGACGCCGCCTACGCCGGACTCGTCCCCGAGGAGGAAGCGGACTCGGACGCCGCCCGGCTCCACCGCCTCCTGCCCGAGTGCCCGGGGCCGTTCGTGATCCTGCCGGTCGCCGCCGCCCTGCTCGGACGCGACCTGTTCGACGCCGAGGACGCCCTCTCCGCGCTCCGCGCGGCCGGGCTGCTCGACTACCGCTCCGGCGGTTACCGCCAGCACGCCCTGATCCGCGCCCACGCCCGCCGCACCGCCCGCGCCGCCGACCCCGCGGGCACCGAACGCGCCGCCGCCCGCGCCCGCCTGCTGCACTGGCTGCGCCGCCAGACCGCCCGCGCCGACCTGCTGATCGCCGGACCCCGCGCCACCGTCCAGGGCGAACTCCCCCCGCTGCCCGGCGTCCCCGACGCCGACCTCGGCCCCGCCAGGACCGACGCGCTGCGCTGGATGGAGGCCAACCGGCACGCCCTGTACGGCGCGGTCGGCCTCGCCCACGCCGACGGCCGCGACGAGGACGCCGTCGCGCTCGCCGAATCGCTGTGGACGCACTTCCTCGACCACCCCCGGCACGCCAAGAGCCCCGACGACCCCGGCATCTCCGGCCCCTCCGGCCCCTCCGGCCCCGAGGTCTCCGCCGACCCGGTCGAGGGCCACCGCTCCGACGCCGTCGACGCCTTCCGCACCGCCGTCGCCGCCGCCGACCGCACCGGCCACCTGCCCGCCCGGGTCCGTACCCGCAGCATGCTGGCCCGCCCGCTGTGGGAACAGGGCCGCTTCGAGGAGGCCGCTGCCGAACTCGACCTGGCCTGCGCGCTGGCCCGGTTGCTCGACGACTCCGCCGAACACCGCCGGATGGCCGGCTCCGCCGTCGACTTCCGCGGCCAACTCGCCCTGGCCCGCGGCGAATCCGCCCTCCGGCAGGGCGAACGGGACGCCGCGCAGGCTCACTTCGCCGCCGCCCGGGCCGACTTCACCACCGCCCGCGGCATCCAGCTCGGCATCGGCAACGCGTACGGCGCCGCCCTGCAGACCTACCAGCTCGCCAAGACCGCGGCCGCCGCCGGCGACCACCCCGCCGCGGCCGAGCTCTTCGCCGCCGCCCGGGCCGAGTTCACCGCGCTGCCCGGCCGGGCCCGGATGGTCGCCCGCACCGCCTTCGGCCTGGCCCGGGCCCTGCGCGAACTCGGCCGCCACCGGGAAGCCGAACCCCCGCTCGCCGAGGCCCTGGCCGCCGCCGTCGCCCGCGGCTCCAGCCACGACGAGGCCCGGATCAGCGCCGAGTACGCCGAACTCGCCGACCGCACCGGCCGTCCCGAGGATGCCGCCCGCCACCGGGCCCGGGCCGCGCGCCTGCGCGCCGAACACGGCGGGGAGCCGGAGGGCTGA